One part of the Glycine soja cultivar W05 chromosome 11, ASM419377v2, whole genome shotgun sequence genome encodes these proteins:
- the LOC114375223 gene encoding gamma conglutin 1-like yields MASSSLFLSLSLTLCLVSSLCYAHKSSLTLPVTKDDSTHQYLTTLSYGTPVESAKFVLDLGGSILWADCASRTTPSSTLAPIFHRSIRCLTAKGPEIETHRWLSSLANPIDQDQPCQIPAENSISGKRVTEGELVEDLVINRSHELLFTCSPTLLLNGLATGAKGMVGLDRSRTSFSSQVFHSLGTQRKITLCLSSSSGIVQFGNVAHESQPGSEIFRSLTFTPLVANQDQTQTHPSINVNSVKINGKKVSFDTPLGGGAQLSTVVPYTTLQTSIYANFESAYLKAASSMSMKRVDPVSPFGLCFESNGVGSSQVGPNVPVIDLVLQSEMVKWSIHGRNSMVQVNDDVMCLGFVDGGENPRNPIVIGGYQLEDVLVQIDFDTSMVGFSPSLLTKHATCSHFKP; encoded by the coding sequence ATGGCTTCCTCTTCCCTctttctctcactctctctcacCCTTTGCCTTGTTTCCTCTCTCTGCTATGCTCACAAATCTTCCTTAACCCTACCTGTGACAAAAGACGATTCAACCCACCAATACCTAACAACCCTCTCTTATGGCACCCCTGTTGAGTCTGCAAAATTCGTGCTTGATCTCGGAGGCTCAATCCTCTGGGCTGACTGTGCATCCAGAACCACCCCATCTTCCACCCTTGCCCCAATCTTCCACCGTTCAATTCGTTGCCTCACGGCAAAGGGTCCTGAAATTGAGACACATAGATGGCTCTCGAGTCTCGCAAATCCCATAGATCAAGATCAGCCGTGTCAAATTCCTGCAGAGAACAGCATCTCGGGGAAAAGGGTCACCGAAGGAGAGCTTGTGGAAGACTTAGTGATTAATCGCTCTCACGAGCTTCTCTTCACTTGCTCACCCACTCTTCTCTTGAACGGTTTAGCTACCGGTGCCAAAGGCATGGTAGGTCTTGATCGATCTCGCACTTCTTTTTCGTCTCAGGTTTTTCACTCGCTTGGAACTCAGAGAAAAATCACTCTTTGTCTCTCATCCTCTTCTGGGATTGTTCAATTTGGGAATGTGGCGCATGAATCCCAACCCGGGTCTGAAATTTTCAGATCTCTTACTTTCACACCCCTTGTCGCGAACCAAGACCAAACACAGACACACCCTTCCATCAACGTTAACTCCGTCAAAATCAACGGCAAAAAGGTTTCTTTCGACACCCCCTTGGGTGGGGGTGCTCAGCTGAGCACGGTGGTGCCTTACACCACTCTCCAAACCTCGATCTATGCAAACTTCGAAAGCGCTTATTTGAAAGCCGCTTCGTCTATGAGCATGAAAAGGGTCGATCCAGTTTCCCCCTTTGGGCTCTGCTTCGAATCCAACGGCGTTGGAAGCTCCCAAGTGGGGCCCAACGTGCCGGTCATTGATCTGGTCCTGCAGAGCGAGATGGTGAAGTGGAGCATACACGGAAGAAACTCCATGGTGCAGGTGAACGACGATGTTATGTGCTTAGGGTTTGTTGATGGAGGTGAGAATCCGAGGAACCCTATTGTGATTGGAGGGTATCAATTGGAGGATGTGTTGGTGCAGATTGATTTTGATACTTCCATGGTGGGATTCAGTCCTTCGCTTCTGACGAAGCATGCTACTTGCTCTCATTTCAAACCCTAG